The genomic region CAGGTTTCAGCCTAGCGCGATCGGGACAAGATAGAAGATATAGCAGACGAGCGATCGTCTATTATTTATTATTGACCAATGACTAATGACTAATGACCAATGAACAATGACCTTATTCTATCCGCGTCGGCAAAAACAACTACAAAGCTTAGTCAATAAACTGGGAATCCCGACCTCAGCTCAAATTAATTGGCAATTGCTAGATTTAGCATTAACCCATCCGACTGTCTCAGCTCAAGCAAACTACGAACAATTAGAATTTGTCGGAGATGCAGTTGTGAGACTCGCAGCAGCTGAAGTCTTATGGGAAACTTACCCCGAATGTCCAGTAGGAGAATTTGCTGCAATTCGGTCAGTTTTGGTCAGCGATCGCATTTTGGCACAACTAGCAGCAGAATACGGTTTAGAACTCTATCTGCTTGTTTCTAACAGCGCCTCTACCGATAAAGCCGGACGGGAATCGCGCTTAGCAGACGCTTTTGAAGCCGTGCTTGGCGCTCTCTACCTCAGCACCCATACCCAAGAACTAGTGCGTCCTTGGCTCGATCCGCACTTCAAGCAACTAGCAGCAGAAATTCGCTCCGATCCAGCTAGGCTAAACTATAAAGCCGCACTACAAGAATGGACTCAAGCTCATTTTAAGGTTTTACCAGAATATCGCGTTCAAGAATCACCCCAACCCCATAGCGCCACAGCACGGTTTTCAGCCGAAGTCTGGCTTCAAGGTAAATGCTTAGGTGAAGGTACGGGACGTTCCATCAAAGCAGCCGAACAAGCTGCGGCTCAAGTTGCCTTTATTTCAGTGACCAGCGATCGGTGACCAGTGACCAGCGATCGGTGACCAGTGACCAGTAATTTATCAGTTGTCAGTTGTTAGTTAATTTCAACTTACGACTTACGACCTACGACTTATGACTTAATCTAATAACATTTCTGGTAAATGCTTCAGTACTCTTTGAAAGGGTGCAGTGTCGTCCATGCTTCTAGCTAAGACGAGAGAGCCTTGAATTTGAATGATAGCGTTTTCTGCTTTTTGGCGGGCAAGTGTTGGCTCGATACCTGCTTCTACTAAAACTTCAGCTAAAGTATCAATCCAGCTCTTAAACGCTTGCTGAATTTGAATGTTAAATAAATCCTTTGCTTCTCCCAAAGTCAACACGGCTAATATACAAGTTTGTTCGCCACCGCAATACAACCGATCTACATTCTCGCTCATTTTCTCCAGGCGATCGCGCGGCGTACCAGCATCTTTTAAGGGAACGAAAATATTTGCTTTCATCCATTCATCAACAAAGTCAAGTACGGCTTGTGCCATTTCTTCTTTGCCATTGGGGAAGTAGTGGTAAAGACTGGCTTTCCCTAAACCCGTCGCTTTTGACAGTCGCGATAGGGTTGTTCCTTCATAACCATACTGCCGAAAGACTTTTAAGATTTGGGCGATCGCTTCTGCTTTTGACATCAATTCAGGATCGAAATTTTTGGCTCTACTTGACATTGTACCGAACGATCGTTACAGTAAATTTATACCGAACGATCGGTACAAAAACAATTGGCGATCGATAGAGGGGGACTAATGATGCAGCTATATGACTTTGTATTATCGGGAAACTGTCATAAAGTTAGGCTGTTGCTGTCGATGCTGAAATTAGATTATGAGTCAGTCCCCGTCAACTTAAAGGCAGGAGAACACAAAACCGAACAATTTCTGCAACTCAACCCCTGCGGACAAGTTCCAGTTCTAGTAGATGGTGGTGTAACAATTCGAGATTCACAAGCAATTTTAGTTTACCTAGCCCGACGCTACAGCAGCGAAAATTGGCTACCTCTAGAGCCTGAAGCGATCGCTAAAGTCATGCAGTGGTTGTCTTTTGCGGCAAATGAGATTGCCAATAGTCTAGCGGCGGCGAGGAGATATTTTATTTTTCAAGGACAACTCGATATAGATTTAACCCAGCAGAAAGCTCATCAGGTATTGCACATTCTCGATCGCCATTTAACGAATAACCAGTGGTTGGAATGCAGCCATCCCACAATAGCCGATCTTGCCTGCTTCCCCTATGTCGGACTAGCCGCAGATGGAAAAGTTGCTTTAGATAACTATCCTCATGTTATCGCCTGGTGCGATCGCATCAAGCAACTTCCAGGTTACGTCAGTATGCCAGGACTATAAGTCAAAATTCAAAAATTAAAAGTCAAAATTGTGACACTCACTATGCAGCGTGTTTTGGTTCCAGACATTTTGTAAACTAAATGCGTAACAGTTTATCAACTTATCATGCTGGGGAATTAGCAGTTCAGGCACAAGCGGGAGTGCAGGCAGACGCAGCACGTTTAACCAAAATTATTGGTGCGAGTATTAATTCAACAGCGCGAGATTTTCTAAGTACACAAAGACTGGCGATCGCGAGTACTGTCGATCGTAATGGTAGAGTTTGGGCATCGCTGCTAATAGGGAAACCTGGTTTTATAGAAGTTGTAGCAGAACAACTAGTTCGGATTCAAACAACAGTCAATCCTAGCGATCCGCTACTAGAAAACCTATCAATACGTGATGACATTGGTATTCTGGCGATCGATTTAGCGACTCGGCGGCGCTTGCGGATTAATGGCAAGGCAGAACTGAAGCCAAATGGTTATATTGACGTGCAGACTCAGCAAGTCTACTTTAATTGTCCTAAATATATTCAAACAAGAGATTTAGTAGCTAATAGCGATCGCCAAGCGGCTATAACTGAAGTTTATAGTTACAAGGCTTTGACTCCGGCACAACAGCAATGGATTACTCAAGCAGACACATTTTTCATTGCTAGCTTTCACCCTCAAAGTGGTGCTGATGGATCTCATCGGGGAGGATATCCAGGTTTCGTACAAGTTTTGAACGCGACTGA from Chroococcidiopsis sp. SAG 2025 harbors:
- a CDS encoding pyridoxamine 5'-phosphate oxidase family protein, producing the protein MRNSLSTYHAGELAVQAQAGVQADAARLTKIIGASINSTARDFLSTQRLAIASTVDRNGRVWASLLIGKPGFIEVVAEQLVRIQTTVNPSDPLLENLSIRDDIGILAIDLATRRRLRINGKAELKPNGYIDVQTQQVYFNCPKYIQTRDLVANSDRQAAITEVYSYKALTPAQQQWITQADTFFIASFHPQSGADGSHRGGYPGFVQVLNATELVFPDYTGNNMFNTLGNIAQYSQIGLLFVDFVYGHTLQLTGTANIIWDTNRIAQFIGAERLVEFHIDRVLETINATNLSWEFAEYSPYNPK
- a CDS encoding TetR/AcrR family transcriptional regulator, with the translated sequence MSSRAKNFDPELMSKAEAIAQILKVFRQYGYEGTTLSRLSKATGLGKASLYHYFPNGKEEMAQAVLDFVDEWMKANIFVPLKDAGTPRDRLEKMSENVDRLYCGGEQTCILAVLTLGEAKDLFNIQIQQAFKSWIDTLAEVLVEAGIEPTLARQKAENAIIQIQGSLVLARSMDDTAPFQRVLKHLPEMLLD
- the rnc gene encoding ribonuclease III; its protein translation is MTLFYPRRQKQLQSLVNKLGIPTSAQINWQLLDLALTHPTVSAQANYEQLEFVGDAVVRLAAAEVLWETYPECPVGEFAAIRSVLVSDRILAQLAAEYGLELYLLVSNSASTDKAGRESRLADAFEAVLGALYLSTHTQELVRPWLDPHFKQLAAEIRSDPARLNYKAALQEWTQAHFKVLPEYRVQESPQPHSATARFSAEVWLQGKCLGEGTGRSIKAAEQAAAQVAFISVTSDR
- a CDS encoding glutathione S-transferase family protein, which codes for MMQLYDFVLSGNCHKVRLLLSMLKLDYESVPVNLKAGEHKTEQFLQLNPCGQVPVLVDGGVTIRDSQAILVYLARRYSSENWLPLEPEAIAKVMQWLSFAANEIANSLAAARRYFIFQGQLDIDLTQQKAHQVLHILDRHLTNNQWLECSHPTIADLACFPYVGLAADGKVALDNYPHVIAWCDRIKQLPGYVSMPGL